The proteins below come from a single Danaus plexippus chromosome 20, MEX_DaPlex, whole genome shotgun sequence genomic window:
- the LOC116774043 gene encoding glutathione S-transferase 1-like: MVLTLYGIEGSPPVRAVLMVIEKLNIPDVEFIQVDLMKQEHKNEQFLKMNPHHTVPTLKDDDFIIWDSHAITAYLVSKYGKEKSLYPTELKQRATVDQRLHFDSGMLFPALIEAIKPIFYNERTSFKPETLEKISNVYELTEMILNSTWLAGDNLTLADICCYATVSTLNIALPVNAQVYPKLSAWTKRCSQLDFVKKANLPGLTMLDELVKSKLA, from the exons atgGTGCTGACGCTGTACGGTATAGAAGGGAGCCCGCCAGTTCGGGCTGTGCTGATGGTTATTGAGAAACTGAACATACCAGATGTTGAGTTCATCCAAGTCGATCTGATGAAACAGGAACATAAAAACGAACAATTTTTGAAG atgaaTCCACACCACACAGTACCTACATTAAAAGAcgacgattttattatttgggaCAG tcATGCTATCACGGCCTACTTAGTATCCAAGTATGGAAAGGAAAAGTCTTTGTATCCAACAGAACTAAAGCAACGAGCAACCGTTGATCAGAGACTGCATTTTGACAGCGGCATGCTGTTCCCGGCTTTAATTGAAGCGATT AAACCGATTTTTTATAACGAGAGGACATCTTTTAAGCCGGAGACTCTGGAGAAAATTTCAAACGTTTACGAATTGACAGAAATGATCCTGAATTCTACATGGTTAGCCGGTGACAATTTAACTTTGGCTGACATATGCTGCTACGCAACTGTTAGCACTTTGAATATTGCTTTGCCCGTTAATGCTCAAGT GTATCCCAAGTTGTCTGCTTGGACAAAACGTTGTTCGCAGCTGGATTTTGTGAAGAAAGCTAATCTACCTGGTTTGACTATGCTAGATGAACTTGTAAAGTCAAAACTCGCTTAA